In the genome of Lysobacter sp. BMK333-48F3, the window GATGGTTGAACTTTCCGCCGGCCGCCACGCTCAAAACCGAATCGCAACAGGAAGCTACGATGGGAAAGAACGACAAGAACAATGTGATCGAACAGGTCGAGCGGGAATTCGTGACGCCGGAACACCGCGCCGCGATCGAAGAAGCCTCGCGCAAGGGAAATTTCGCCGTCAGCTTCAGGGCGGCGGGCGCGGCGACTCTGGCCGCGCTGGAGCAAGGGGCTGCGGCGAAAGGACACGACATCCTCGAGAAGACCATCAAGTCGTCCTCGATCGCCAAGGCTTATCCGGAGAACTCGGCGGACATGCTGCAGAAAGTCCGCGATGCCGGCATCGAGGGCTATGTCGGCCACTGGGATAAGACCAGCGGGGAACTCAAGGGCATCTACCTCAGCAGCGGCCATGGGCTGGGCGAACAGGTGCAGGGCAAGATCTACCCGCTCGACATGAACCGACTGGACGAGTCGCTGTCCGCGCTCAAGGCGCAGCCGGACTGGAAGGCGTTGCCGTTCACCGGCGACTACGACATGCACGACATGCTGACCTTCCGCGGCGCGGGCCGGCCGCATACGCCGCTGGTCGGGTCCAAGGAAGAAAAGCAGATCATCGACAAGATCAACGAGGAAGTGGCCAAGGTCGATGGCAGGCGCCCGTTCGGCGATACCGAGCACAACGTGATCCGCCACGGCCCGCAGGTCAATTTCCCCAGCTACATGATCGACCACGAAGCCTCGGTGGTGAAGAAGGACGGCGGATTCGTCGGCGCCGTCGCCAAGCCGGGCGAATTTCCGGTCGCGTTCGTCAACCGCGGCAACTGGGCGGTGCTCAACAACGCCCAGGAATTGTCCGAGTACTACACCAAATCCGGCGCGGTGCTGAAGGAAACCTGGAAGCCGGACGGGGTCAGGTCGTTCGCCGATGCGGACAAGCCGGGCATGGTGAAGTTCGGATGGAGCAGCGACCTGCCGTCCAAACCGCCGGTCCCCAAGGCTTCGAACCCGGCCGACGACCTCTCGCAGAGTCTGGATCGCATGCTGTCCGCCGCGCACAGCGGCGATCGCGAAGCGCTGCGCCAGGCGACCCAGCAAGCCGCCGCGGCGACCCCGGGCCGCGAGCTGCGCAACGAGGCGGTGGCGACGGTCGACCGGCAGGAGCAGCAGGCGCGCACCCAGCAAGCGCCCGAGCAAGCCGCGCCGCAGCAACCCGCCGACCACGCCGCGCCCACGCGTACCGGGCCGCGCATGTGAGTTGACCCCGACCCGGGCGCCAACGCTGCGCCGCTCCGATCGGGCGGCCAGCGTTGCGATCGCGTCGCACCGGTTATCCGCTCAAGCGCAAGGCCATGCCGAATCCGATCTCGCCCCGCCTCGCCGCGATCGTCGCCGCCCTGCCCTTGCGACCCGGCCTGCGGGTGCTCGAAATCGGCTGCGGGCCGGGCGTGGCGGCGCGCGCGGTGCTGGAGCGGATCGGCGACGACGGGCGGGTGCTGGCGATCGACCGTTCGGCCAAGGCGATCGCCCAGGCGCTGGCCGGATCGGGCGAACGGCTCGCCGGCGGGCGGCTGGAGTTTCGCCGGGTCGCGGTGGAGGACCTGGTCTTGGAGGACGGCGAGGCGCGCTACGACCTGGCGTTCGCGGTGCGCGTCGGCGCGCTCGACGGGCGCCATCCGCAGGCCTGGGAGGCGGCGTTGGCGCGGATCCGCGCCGCCCTGACGCCGCGGGGCCGGTTGTTCGTCGACGGCGGAAATCCCTTGCGCGAAATCCGTTTGCCGCGACGGCGCCCTTCGGCTTAGGCGAGCGCGCCGGTCGCGCTTGCGCTGGTCCGTCAAGGCCCGTTCCGGCTGACGCGAACGGACTAGGCTCGCGGCACTGCGGCCCAGCCGATCAACGCCGTCCCGATTCGAGCCGCTCCTGTTCCTGCCGGCAGTTC includes:
- a CDS encoding methyltransferase domain-containing protein, encoding MPNPISPRLAAIVAALPLRPGLRVLEIGCGPGVAARAVLERIGDDGRVLAIDRSAKAIAQALAGSGERLAGGRLEFRRVAVEDLVLEDGEARYDLAFAVRVGALDGRHPQAWEAALARIRAALTPRGRLFVDGGNPLREIRLPRRRPSA